One stretch of Rhodoferax lithotrophicus DNA includes these proteins:
- the ntrB gene encoding nitrate ABC transporter permease has product MNAQRSLNFRAALLSVLILLVVLGIWYVATSASAAANSSAGMTPEQIEYAKMMGKDPGSAKATGFPTLGQMGTAIWGHLSNPFYDNGPNDKGIAIQLGHSLGRVGLGFVLAMLVAIPLGFVIGMSPLMRKAFDPFIQVLKPISPLAWMPLALYTIKDSSASGIFVIFICSIWPMLVNTAFGVAAVKREWLNVARTLEVNPLRTAFQVILPAAAPTILTGMRISMGIAWLVIVAAEMLVGGTGIGYFVWNEWNNLSLPNVIFAIGVIGVVGMLLDLLFGHIQKMVTYVE; this is encoded by the coding sequence ATGAACGCCCAGCGCTCCCTCAACTTTCGGGCGGCTTTGCTGTCGGTACTGATCCTGCTGGTGGTGCTGGGCATCTGGTACGTGGCCACCAGCGCCAGCGCAGCGGCCAACAGCTCGGCGGGTATGACTCCTGAGCAAATCGAGTACGCCAAGATGATGGGCAAAGACCCCGGCAGCGCCAAGGCCACGGGTTTTCCCACACTGGGTCAGATGGGCACGGCCATCTGGGGGCATCTGTCAAACCCGTTTTATGACAACGGGCCCAATGACAAAGGCATTGCCATCCAGCTGGGCCATTCACTGGGCCGGGTTGGGCTGGGCTTTGTACTAGCCATGCTGGTGGCGATTCCACTGGGCTTTGTGATTGGCATGTCACCGCTGATGCGCAAGGCTTTTGACCCGTTTATTCAGGTGCTCAAACCCATCAGCCCGCTGGCCTGGATGCCGCTGGCGCTCTACACCATCAAGGACTCGTCGGCCAGCGGCATTTTTGTGATCTTCATCTGCTCGATCTGGCCGATGCTGGTGAACACCGCCTTTGGTGTGGCCGCGGTCAAGCGGGAATGGCTCAACGTGGCCCGCACGCTGGAGGTGAACCCGCTGCGCACGGCGTTTCAGGTGATCTTGCCCGCAGCCGCCCCGACCATTCTGACCGGCATGCGCATCAGCATGGGTATTGCCTGGCTGGTCATTGTGGCCGCCGAGATGCTGGTGGGTGGCACCGGCATTGGTTACTTTGTCTGGAACGAGTGGAACAACCTCTCCTTGCCCAACGTGATTTTTGCCATTGGTGTGATTGGTGTGGTGGGCATGCTGCTGGACCTGTTGTTTGGCCACATCCAGAAGATGGTGACCTATGTGGAGTGA
- a CDS encoding ABC transporter ATP-binding protein, whose amino-acid sequence MWSDTSLRTPVVPYALPQGKTSNVNALLQIEGLSKAFVPTKPVFADVSFSLTRGEFACIIGHSGCGKTTILNVLAGLDTATTGNVFMDGREVTGPSLERGVVFQSHALMPWLTVRQNIAFAVKSRWPDWGHAEVNAHVEKFVAMVGLSPAIDKKPSQLSGGMKQRVGIARAFCISPKMLLLDEPFGALDALTRGTIQDELMSIVRQTQQTVFMITHDVDEAILLADRILLMSNGNESAQGYTPGGMAEVVVNPLPRSRVRANLHHLDGYYELRNHVVDFLVSRAIAH is encoded by the coding sequence ATGTGGAGTGACACCTCTTTACGAACACCTGTCGTCCCTTACGCCCTACCTCAAGGAAAGACCTCCAACGTGAACGCATTGCTCCAGATCGAAGGGCTCAGCAAAGCCTTTGTACCCACCAAACCGGTGTTTGCCGATGTCAGCTTCTCACTCACTCGGGGTGAGTTTGCCTGCATCATCGGCCACTCGGGTTGTGGCAAAACCACCATCCTGAACGTGCTGGCGGGGCTGGACACGGCCACCACCGGCAACGTCTTTATGGATGGCCGCGAAGTCACCGGCCCGAGCCTGGAGCGTGGTGTGGTGTTCCAGAGCCACGCGCTGATGCCCTGGCTGACGGTGCGCCAGAACATTGCCTTTGCCGTGAAATCGCGCTGGCCGGACTGGGGCCACGCCGAAGTCAATGCCCATGTGGAAAAGTTTGTCGCCATGGTGGGTTTGAGCCCGGCCATCGACAAAAAACCGTCGCAACTCTCAGGCGGCATGAAGCAGCGGGTAGGTATTGCCCGCGCCTTTTGCATCAGCCCGAAGATGCTGTTGCTCGATGAACCATTTGGCGCACTCGACGCGCTGACCCGCGGCACGATCCAGGACGAGCTGATGAGCATCGTGCGCCAGACGCAGCAAACCGTGTTCATGATCACCCACGATGTGGACGAAGCCATTTTGCTGGCCGACCGCATTCTGCTGATGAGCAACGGCAACGAATCGGCCCAGGGCTACACGCCTGGTGGCATGGCCGAGGTGGTGGTCAACCCACTACCCCGCAGCCGGGTGCGTGCCAACCTGCACCACCTGGACGGCTATTACGAACTGCGCAACCACGTGGTCGACTTTTTGGTGTCACGCGCCATTGCGCATTAA
- the cynS gene encoding cyanase, whose amino-acid sequence MNRLEVTEKIISTKVSKGIKWDAVAKKVGLSKEWVTAACLGQMTLDAEQAKIVGKIFGLTVEEQKWLQVVPYKGSLPTPVPTDPLIYRWYEIVSVYGTTIKELIHEEFGDGIMSAIDFSMDIVREADPKGDRVNVVLSGKFLPYKQY is encoded by the coding sequence ATGAACCGTCTCGAAGTTACCGAAAAAATCATCAGCACCAAAGTCTCCAAGGGCATCAAATGGGATGCAGTGGCCAAGAAAGTGGGCTTGTCCAAGGAATGGGTCACCGCCGCTTGCCTGGGCCAGATGACACTGGATGCCGAGCAGGCGAAGATTGTGGGCAAGATTTTTGGCCTGACCGTGGAAGAGCAAAAATGGCTGCAAGTGGTGCCCTACAAAGGCTCGCTGCCGACACCCGTGCCGACCGACCCGCTGATCTACCGCTGGTATGAAATTGTCAGCGTCTACGGCACCACCATCAAGGAACTGATCCACGAGGAATTTGGCGACGGCATCATGAGCGCCATTGACTTCTCGATGGACATTGTGCGTGAAGCCGACCCCAAAGGTGACCGCGTTAACGTGGTGTTGTCGGGCAAATTCCTGCCTTACAAACAGTATTGA
- a CDS encoding CmpA/NrtA family ABC transporter substrate-binding protein: MPSNTTRDLYDPDQPMALACTCGARHALFSCTQTTATPTAPPAPRTAPTRAVPSVATQIEQHQNRLMEASLVKAIFPHDGLRRRFLQAVGAGTARAAIAAALPAGALTSLQAMAQDHGMPEKKDLKLGFIAITCATPLIMADPLGLYKKEGLNVQLIKTAGWGTIRDKMLNREHDASHFLSPMPLAMSLGLGSGASGMHVASIQNTNGQAITLHQRHKANRDPKNWKGFKLGIPFEFSIHNFLLRYYLAEHGLHPERDVQLKLVPPPQMVAELKAGNIDGFLGPEPFNQRAVFDGVGFIHLLTKDIWDGHPCCAFGTSTEFIQKNPNSFAALYRAIISASVLASQPGSREQIVKAIAPAPYLNQPEELLTQIMTGRFDDGLGNSRNVPDRVLFDPIPWQSMAVWMLTQMKRWGYLKAEVNYQQIAEKVFMLTDAKKQMAMSGWRAPDGAYRKHRIMGKTFDPATPEDYLKGFVIHNMT; the protein is encoded by the coding sequence ATGCCGAGCAACACCACCCGCGACCTCTACGACCCCGACCAGCCCATGGCGTTGGCCTGCACTTGTGGAGCCCGGCATGCCTTGTTTTCCTGTACCCAAACAACGGCCACGCCCACCGCCCCGCCTGCGCCGCGTACCGCCCCAACACGGGCCGTACCCAGTGTCGCCACACAAATTGAGCAGCATCAGAACCGCCTGATGGAAGCCAGCCTGGTCAAGGCGATTTTTCCGCACGACGGCTTGCGTCGGCGCTTTCTGCAAGCGGTGGGGGCCGGCACCGCCCGCGCTGCCATTGCCGCCGCCCTGCCCGCCGGGGCGCTGACCAGTTTGCAAGCCATGGCACAAGACCACGGCATGCCTGAGAAAAAAGACCTGAAACTTGGTTTTATTGCCATCACCTGCGCCACGCCGCTGATCATGGCCGACCCGCTGGGCCTCTACAAGAAAGAAGGGCTGAACGTTCAACTGATCAAAACCGCGGGCTGGGGCACCATCCGCGACAAGATGCTCAATCGCGAGCATGATGCGTCGCACTTTCTCTCCCCCATGCCGCTGGCCATGTCATTGGGCCTGGGCTCTGGCGCTTCCGGCATGCATGTGGCCTCGATCCAGAACACCAACGGGCAGGCCATTACCCTGCACCAGCGGCACAAGGCCAACCGCGACCCGAAGAACTGGAAAGGCTTCAAGCTGGGCATTCCGTTCGAGTTTTCGATCCACAACTTCCTGCTGCGCTACTACCTGGCTGAGCACGGCCTGCACCCTGAGCGCGACGTGCAGCTCAAGCTGGTGCCACCGCCACAAATGGTGGCCGAGCTTAAAGCGGGCAACATCGACGGCTTCCTTGGGCCTGAGCCGTTTAACCAGCGCGCCGTGTTTGACGGCGTGGGGTTTATCCACCTGCTGACCAAAGACATCTGGGACGGTCACCCCTGCTGTGCGTTTGGCACCAGCACCGAGTTCATCCAGAAAAACCCCAACAGCTTTGCGGCGCTGTACCGGGCCATCATCAGCGCTTCGGTACTGGCCAGCCAACCCGGATCACGTGAGCAGATCGTCAAAGCCATTGCACCTGCGCCCTATTTGAACCAACCCGAAGAATTACTCACGCAGATCATGACTGGCCGCTTTGACGATGGCCTGGGCAACAGCCGCAACGTGCCCGACCGGGTGCTGTTTGACCCGATTCCCTGGCAGTCGATGGCGGTGTGGATGCTGACACAAATGAAGCGCTGGGGCTACCTGAAGGCTGAGGTGAACTACCAGCAGATTGCCGAAAAAGTCTTCATGCTCACCGATGCCAAAAAGCAGATGGCCATGTCGGGCTGGCGTGCACCTGATGGTGCCTACCGCAAGCACCGCATCATGGGCAAAACCTTTGACCCGGCCACCCCGGAGGACTACCTCAAGGGGTTTGTGATTCACAACATGACATGA
- a CDS encoding sensor histidine kinase: MLNALHRLSLRRILLLALLPGVVLVMGLEIVVSWRTALGAANAAYDRSLLGAIKAMDSNISTASGGLSVELPYRLLEFFELTANGRVFYRVASGDGLVEIGNSDLPASPQPLVNGQPQFSDAVYYGEPIRLGSYARALSQPLSGGSNSSQVVIQIGETLESRQDFTRRLVMEALARDFLLLVAGLVLLIMAVHWSLLPLQRLRQEVLQRDPQDLTPLNARNITQDVQPLVEAINHHVMRYREAMEARRMFIDDASHQLRTPLTTLATQVGFALREPDEVRMKQALGAIKTQVEETIRQTNQMLSLARADTLDWRMEPCDLLVLAQDITRAAWPAAREKQIDLGFEPLGAGLVGAHPGLLKEALSNLLHNAIHHTPMGAKVTVQAGLEPLAGDTSGRQQAILRVIDNGHGMSTAELAHAGERFFRGGSSHASGSGLGLAIAKAIAQRHGGVLYLHPTSAESGSPGLTATLCWPR; the protein is encoded by the coding sequence ATGTTGAATGCCTTGCACCGCCTGAGCCTGCGGCGCATTTTGCTGCTGGCGTTGTTGCCGGGTGTGGTGCTGGTGATGGGTTTGGAGATTGTGGTGAGTTGGCGCACCGCCCTGGGTGCTGCCAATGCGGCTTATGACCGCTCTTTGCTGGGTGCGATCAAGGCGATGGATTCCAACATTTCCACTGCCAGCGGCGGTTTGTCGGTGGAGCTACCCTATCGTCTGCTGGAGTTTTTTGAGCTCACGGCCAATGGCCGGGTGTTCTACCGCGTCGCCAGTGGTGACGGACTGGTTGAAATTGGCAACAGTGATCTGCCCGCATCCCCCCAACCGCTGGTGAACGGCCAGCCGCAGTTCAGCGACGCGGTGTACTACGGGGAGCCGATCCGCCTGGGCTCTTATGCACGGGCGCTGTCACAACCCTTGTCGGGTGGTTCGAACTCCAGCCAGGTGGTGATCCAGATTGGTGAAACGCTGGAAAGCCGCCAAGACTTCACCCGCCGTCTGGTGATGGAGGCGCTGGCACGGGATTTTTTGCTGCTGGTGGCCGGGCTGGTGTTGTTGATCATGGCGGTGCATTGGTCCTTGCTTCCGCTGCAACGCTTGCGCCAGGAGGTTTTGCAGCGTGATCCGCAAGATCTGACCCCGCTGAACGCACGCAACATTACCCAGGATGTGCAACCCTTGGTGGAAGCCATCAATCACCATGTGATGCGTTACCGTGAAGCCATGGAGGCGCGGCGGATGTTTATCGACGATGCCTCACACCAGCTGCGCACACCTTTGACCACACTCGCCACGCAAGTTGGTTTTGCATTGAGAGAACCGGATGAAGTGCGCATGAAACAAGCGCTAGGCGCTATCAAAACTCAAGTTGAAGAGACGATTCGCCAAACCAACCAGATGTTGTCCCTGGCGCGTGCCGATACCCTGGACTGGCGCATGGAGCCATGTGACTTGTTGGTGTTGGCGCAAGACATCACCCGCGCGGCTTGGCCCGCAGCCAGGGAGAAGCAGATTGATCTGGGCTTTGAACCACTTGGGGCGGGTCTGGTTGGTGCCCACCCCGGCCTGCTGAAGGAGGCGTTAAGCAACCTGCTGCACAACGCCATTCACCATACCCCCATGGGGGCCAAAGTGACGGTCCAAGCTGGCCTGGAACCTTTGGCGGGCGACACATCTGGCAGGCAGCAGGCCATCTTGCGTGTGATCGACAACGGTCACGGCATGTCAACGGCAGAGCTGGCGCATGCCGGTGAGCGATTTTTCCGGGGTGGCTCCAGTCATGCCAGCGGCTCCGGGCTGGGTCTGGCCATAGCCAAAGCCATTGCCCAGCGTCATGGGGGAGTTTTGTACCTGCATCCCACCAGCGCCGAGTCCGGCTCACCGGGCCTGACGGCCACCTTGTGTTGGCCTCGGTGA
- a CDS encoding response regulator, with product MRILLAEDEQALATWLIQALQQSQFQVDWVNDGRLVRKSLKATRYDALILDLGLPGRDGHDVLAELRDADLRVPVLILTARDSLMERVSTLREGADDFLAKPFELAELEARLLALIRRSRGSEHPRFACGPLVYDPVGQQLLLKHVPMSLTPREHAALCALVQHSGEPLSKRDIMERVFSDEVDVQPEAIEVLIHRLRKRLEHTPLHITTLRGLGYVLESD from the coding sequence ATGCGCATACTTCTGGCAGAAGACGAGCAGGCGCTGGCCACTTGGCTGATACAGGCTTTGCAACAAAGCCAATTCCAGGTGGACTGGGTGAATGATGGTCGCCTGGTGCGCAAAAGTCTCAAGGCAACCCGTTACGATGCGCTGATTCTTGACCTGGGCCTGCCGGGACGTGACGGCCATGATGTGCTGGCCGAGTTGCGTGATGCGGACTTGCGTGTGCCGGTCTTGATCCTGACCGCACGGGATTCGTTGATGGAACGAGTCAGCACCTTGCGCGAAGGGGCTGACGATTTTCTGGCCAAGCCCTTTGAATTGGCCGAGCTGGAAGCTCGCTTGCTGGCGCTGATACGCCGCTCCCGTGGCAGCGAGCACCCCCGTTTTGCCTGTGGCCCGCTGGTGTATGACCCGGTTGGCCAGCAGTTGCTGCTTAAACATGTGCCGATGAGCCTGACCCCACGCGAACATGCGGCCTTGTGCGCCCTGGTGCAGCACAGTGGTGAGCCTTTGTCCAAGCGCGACATCATGGAGCGCGTGTTCTCGGATGAAGTTGATGTTCAACCCGAGGCCATTGAGGTGCTGATCCACCGCCTGCGCAAGCGCCTGGAACACACGCCTTTGCACATCACCACCCTGCGTGGTCTGGGTTACGTGCTGGAAAGTGACTGA
- a CDS encoding AbrB family transcriptional regulator, with product MSPSVSTGVRWAALLLLSGLFGGLLQALHFPAGVLLGCMVAAILLALQWTPLELPKFVFVLAQAVLGCLMAQSMKPAALHHVLGQWPVFLGVNLLVIAAGGLLGWLLVRRHVLPGTTALWGIAPGAASAMVLMAESYGADMRLVAFMQYTRVVLVTAVAAWVAHLAMSVGATPTLHPPVAELPTLQHVFATLSLVVVSAALAQRLNIPAGGMVLALVVGTGLQALGVLVIELPAFLLGLAYAVIGWSIGMRFTRPILMHAMAALPMVLAAIAALMGLGLVLALLLVWLAGVAPLTAYLATSPGGADSVVVIAATSAVDAGFVMAMQLVRFLMVLVLGPQVTAWLAKR from the coding sequence GTGAGTCCCAGCGTTTCAACCGGCGTGCGCTGGGCCGCTTTGCTGCTGCTCAGCGGGCTGTTTGGTGGCTTGCTCCAGGCGCTGCATTTCCCGGCAGGGGTACTGCTGGGGTGCATGGTGGCGGCCATTTTGCTGGCGCTGCAATGGACACCACTGGAACTTCCTAAATTCGTTTTTGTTCTGGCGCAAGCGGTGTTGGGGTGCCTGATGGCGCAAAGCATGAAGCCCGCCGCATTGCACCATGTGCTGGGGCAGTGGCCCGTGTTTTTGGGTGTCAATCTCTTGGTGATTGCGGCAGGTGGCTTGTTGGGCTGGTTGCTGGTGCGTCGCCATGTTCTGCCGGGAACCACCGCGTTGTGGGGGATTGCGCCAGGGGCGGCATCGGCAATGGTTTTGATGGCCGAGAGTTATGGTGCCGACATGCGCCTGGTGGCCTTCATGCAGTACACCCGTGTGGTGCTGGTGACTGCCGTGGCCGCCTGGGTCGCGCATCTGGCCATGTCGGTCGGGGCAACACCTACCTTGCATCCTCCGGTAGCGGAGTTGCCCACGTTGCAACACGTGTTTGCCACTTTGTCGCTGGTGGTTGTGTCTGCCGCACTCGCCCAGAGGCTGAACATTCCGGCAGGGGGCATGGTGCTGGCCTTGGTGGTCGGAACCGGCCTGCAGGCATTGGGTGTGCTGGTGATTGAACTGCCGGCGTTTCTGCTGGGTCTGGCCTACGCGGTGATTGGCTGGAGTATTGGCATGCGTTTCACCCGCCCGATCCTGATGCATGCCATGGCGGCCTTGCCCATGGTGTTGGCGGCCATTGCCGCCTTGATGGGCTTGGGCCTGGTACTGGCTTTGCTGTTGGTGTGGCTGGCCGGTGTGGCCCCGTTGACCGCGTACCTGGCCACCAGTCCGGGCGGTGCCGATTCGGTGGTGGTGATTGCAGCCACCAGTGCGGTGGATGCCGGTTTTGTCATGGCCATGCAACTGGTGCGCTTTTTGATGGTGCTGGTGTTGGGGCCGCAGGTGACCGCATGGTTGGCCAAGCGGTAA
- the metW gene encoding methionine biosynthesis protein MetW, translated as MSDPLLMQALAQLVPHGSRVLDLGCGDGAMLAHLKATRGCSGYGIEIDDANVLACVKRGVNVIQLNLDEGLSMFEDASFDVVLQIDTLQHLRNAEVMLRETVRVGRVGIVAFPNFAHWPNRLSVLQGRMPVTKRLPYQWFDTPNIRVGTHADLGVLAARNGLTVLDSFGLQGSEIVRWLPNLLAGTSVYKLAK; from the coding sequence ATGAGTGATCCCCTTTTGATGCAGGCACTGGCCCAACTGGTGCCACACGGTTCGCGTGTGCTGGACTTGGGCTGTGGTGACGGGGCCATGCTGGCACATTTGAAAGCCACACGCGGCTGCAGCGGCTACGGCATCGAGATTGACGATGCCAACGTGCTGGCCTGTGTCAAACGTGGCGTGAACGTCATCCAGCTTAATCTGGATGAAGGTTTGTCGATGTTTGAAGATGCCTCGTTTGACGTGGTGCTGCAAATTGACACCTTGCAGCACTTGCGCAACGCGGAGGTGATGTTGCGTGAAACCGTGCGTGTGGGGCGTGTGGGCATCGTGGCCTTCCCCAATTTTGCCCATTGGCCCAACCGCCTGAGTGTGCTTCAAGGCCGTATGCCGGTGACCAAACGCCTGCCTTACCAATGGTTTGATACGCCCAACATTCGCGTGGGAACCCATGCCGACCTGGGTGTGCTGGCGGCACGTAATGGCTTGACGGTGCTGGACAGCTTTGGCCTGCAGGGTAGTGAAATCGTGCGCTGGTTGCCCAATTTACTCGCGGGCACGTCGGTTTACAAGCTTGCCAAGTGA
- the metX gene encoding homoserine O-succinyltransferase MetX has product MIATPQSMRFDAALPLQSGASLRDYSLSFETYGELNASRSNAVLICHALNASHHVAGVYAGQAKSEGWWDNMIGPGKALDTNKFFVIGINNLGSCFGSTGPMHTNPDTNQIYGADFPVVTVEDWVDAQARLLDALGIQTLAAVMGGSLGGMQTLSWTLQYPDRVRHALVIASAPNLTAENIAFNEVARRAITTDPDFHGGHFYQHGTVPKRGLRIARMIGHITYLSDDVMNEKFGRQLVAASQGDAERNFFFSTLEAEFQIESYLRYQGDKFAEYFDANTYLLITRALDYFDPARAYGGNLSLALARAKAKFLLVSFTTDWRFSPKRSREIVKALLDNKRDVSYAEINAPHGHDAFLLDDARYISVVSSYFNSIEVVA; this is encoded by the coding sequence ATGATCGCTACACCTCAATCCATGCGTTTCGACGCGGCTTTGCCCCTGCAAAGCGGCGCAAGTTTGCGTGACTATTCCCTGAGCTTTGAGACCTACGGTGAACTCAACGCCAGCCGTTCCAATGCGGTGCTGATCTGCCATGCGCTCAATGCCTCACACCATGTGGCTGGTGTGTATGCGGGGCAGGCCAAGTCCGAGGGCTGGTGGGACAACATGATCGGCCCCGGCAAGGCACTGGATACCAACAAGTTTTTTGTGATTGGCATCAACAACCTGGGTTCGTGTTTTGGCTCCACCGGCCCGATGCACACCAACCCTGACACCAACCAGATTTATGGTGCAGATTTCCCCGTGGTCACGGTAGAGGACTGGGTGGATGCCCAGGCCCGGCTGCTGGATGCTTTGGGCATCCAGACCCTGGCTGCGGTCATGGGTGGCAGCCTGGGCGGCATGCAGACCCTGAGCTGGACACTGCAATACCCGGACCGGGTGCGCCACGCCCTGGTGATTGCCAGCGCCCCCAATCTGACGGCCGAGAACATTGCCTTCAACGAAGTGGCCCGGCGAGCCATCACCACCGACCCCGATTTTCATGGTGGCCACTTTTACCAACACGGCACCGTGCCCAAACGCGGCTTGCGCATAGCCCGCATGATTGGTCACATCACCTACCTGAGTGATGATGTGATGAACGAAAAATTTGGCCGCCAGCTGGTGGCCGCCAGCCAGGGCGACGCCGAGCGCAATTTCTTTTTCAGCACGCTGGAGGCCGAGTTCCAGATTGAGAGCTACCTGCGCTACCAGGGCGACAAGTTTGCCGAATACTTTGATGCCAACACCTATCTGCTGATCACCCGCGCGCTGGACTACTTTGATCCGGCGCGGGCCTATGGCGGCAACCTGAGTCTGGCCCTGGCACGCGCCAAGGCCAAGTTCCTGCTGGTGAGCTTCACCACCGATTGGCGCTTTTCGCCCAAACGCAGCCGGGAGATTGTCAAGGCCTTGCTCGACAACAAACGCGACGTGAGTTATGCCGAAATCAACGCACCTCACGGGCATGATGCCTTTTTGCTGGATGATGCCCGTTATATCAGCGTCGTTAGCTCCTATTTTAATAGTATTGAGGTGGTGGCATGA
- a CDS encoding PAS domain-containing sensor histidine kinase — protein sequence MELPRPPDLMSVPRPLDGLDDGAWLDVIQKMDEVYSRLLADEVALEQKNAQLEASQQLVYSLLSSMSDVLVAADAQGQIEQTNQALCELVGSTDAALMGVPMHSLLYHGQGADLLQGMMQRTTHLRQGDTVELMLRDRAGQSVPVDFTVTPRYDGRRRCVGYVFVGRPMAEIKRAYRQLHEAHEALKRTQQQLLHAEKMSSLGRLVAGVAHELNNPISFVLGNVHVLNRYTTRLRQYLDAVHAEAALSHNPELMVLAQKLRIEPILRDLPSLMDGTIEGAQRTASIVDGLKRFSALDGEEREVVDVNAVIERAIHWVRTGMKLDFDVELQACPGCVVLGNAGQLLQVLMNLIQNAYDAASALPDVTPVLKIKARREACWLEIQLHDNGPGIAPEAMSSIFEPFFTTKPVGKGTGLGLSISYGIVERHAGTLTAHNHPQGGAEFVLRLPAVQK from the coding sequence ATGGAGTTACCCCGGCCGCCCGATCTGATGTCCGTTCCGCGCCCTCTGGATGGGTTGGACGACGGGGCCTGGCTGGATGTGATCCAGAAAATGGACGAGGTCTATTCACGCCTGCTGGCCGACGAGGTGGCGCTGGAGCAGAAAAATGCCCAGCTGGAGGCCTCACAACAACTGGTGTACAGCCTGTTGTCGTCGATGTCAGACGTGCTGGTGGCGGCTGATGCCCAAGGCCAGATTGAGCAAACCAACCAGGCCTTGTGTGAACTGGTGGGCAGCACCGATGCGGCGCTGATGGGGGTGCCCATGCACAGCTTGCTGTACCACGGCCAGGGTGCCGACTTGCTGCAGGGCATGATGCAGCGCACCACCCATTTGCGCCAGGGTGATACGGTGGAGCTGATGCTGCGTGACCGTGCCGGGCAGTCCGTGCCGGTGGACTTCACCGTGACCCCGCGTTATGACGGTCGGCGGCGTTGTGTCGGTTATGTGTTTGTGGGCCGGCCCATGGCCGAGATCAAACGCGCTTACCGGCAATTACACGAGGCACACGAAGCCCTGAAACGCACCCAGCAGCAACTGTTGCATGCCGAAAAAATGTCCTCGCTGGGCCGCCTGGTGGCGGGTGTGGCGCATGAACTCAACAACCCGATCAGCTTTGTGCTGGGCAATGTGCATGTGCTCAACCGCTACACCACCCGGCTGCGCCAATACCTGGATGCGGTGCACGCCGAAGCGGCTCTGAGCCACAACCCGGAACTCATGGTGCTGGCTCAAAAACTGCGCATCGAGCCGATTTTGCGTGACCTCCCGTCGTTGATGGATGGCACCATCGAAGGTGCACAACGCACGGCCAGCATCGTCGATGGGCTCAAGCGTTTCTCCGCTCTGGACGGTGAAGAGCGCGAAGTGGTGGATGTGAACGCGGTCATTGAGCGCGCCATTCACTGGGTACGCACCGGCATGAAGCTCGACTTTGATGTGGAGTTGCAAGCCTGTCCGGGTTGTGTGGTGCTGGGCAACGCCGGGCAACTGTTACAGGTGCTGATGAACCTGATTCAGAATGCCTATGATGCCGCCAGTGCCCTGCCCGATGTGACCCCGGTGCTCAAGATCAAGGCCCGGCGCGAGGCCTGCTGGCTGGAGATACAACTACACGACAACGGCCCAGGTATTGCGCCGGAGGCGATGTCCAGCATCTTCGAGCCGTTTTTCACCACCAAACCCGTGGGCAAAGGCACCGGCCTGGGGCTGTCCATCAGCTATGGCATTGTCGAACGCCATGCGGGCACCCTGACTGCCCACAACCATCCCCAGGGCGGGGCTGAATTTGTATTGCGCTTGCCTGCCGTCCAGAAATAA